From Bacteroidota bacterium:
ATAGTAGGTGTACCATTTGCAAGTGTAAGAATTCTATCAACATCACTGCTTCCGCCGAAGTAATCAATTTCAATTTCTCCTAATGAATTTGAATACAATACTTGCCTGTCTGTCATTACCGGATTTGCCGGATAAAAGTTAACACTTGACTTATAATAATTCGGCATAAAAAACCAGGAGAATGCAGCAGAACCTAATGCGGCAATAATAGTTGTGATAATGATTGGTCTTTTCCATTTCAGGGCAATCCTGATAAGCTCAATCAAATCGTTTCTTTGTTCGGGCATGATGTAAAAATTTGAGCTGTAAAAGTAGGAAATCCCACCGACAGGTTTTTTACTGTTTTATATTTCTAAAAGCAGGTAATAATTCTGAAGGGTTTAATATTTTTAATACAATTGCCAGAGGAAGACTACCTGCCATACTGATAAATAATTGATAAGGCCAATTCAGTGGTATGGAATAAATAAGAAAACAAAATCCGATATATAGAATAACAAAAAAAGCAGCACGCAACCAAAGTGCTATTCGCATTTTATATTGCATCACATAATAGGTTAGATAAATATGTGCCGCTGTTACAAACAATTGAGTAATTACCGTAGCAATAGCCGCACCGGCAGCAAAATATTTTGGTATAAGAAATAGGTTTAATACAACATTAATTATTACTCCACCAATTGCAATTAAATTTAATGTTCTGAGGCTGCCATTTGCCGTAAGTAACGTACCGAAAATGTAAACGATGCTGATATTTATAAAGCTCAACATCAACAGTCCAAAAATATTTCCATAGTCAGATGTTGCATTCACATAAAGTAAACTCATGATTTGTTGTCGGTAAAAAATAAATGCAACACCACTTCCCACAGAAAGAAAAAACATGAGTTTAAAATTTAATTCTGCAAAAGCTTGTGTGGGTTCTTGCTGATGAATCATGCGGGAAAACATTGGCAATAAAATAGTGGCGAACATTAATCCTAAAATACTGAGAGCATCTAATAAACGGAATGCAGATGCATACACTCCGGCTTCAAGTGCGCCATTCTCACCCAACATACGCTCTATCATAACACCATCAATACGATAATAAACCGTCATTAAAAAAGTAAGCATTGCAAAGGGTAAACTTCTGCGAATTATCTCTCTTAAAACTTCCGGTCTGAATTGGAATTGAATATGTTTTAAATGTGCCCACAACGCAATTAAACCCACAACACCTGCAATGATATATGCAATAATCTGTGCGCCTATAAAATTATTAATCGAAATTTTAAAAGGCAATACCGTTGTCCATAATATTAAAATGCAAATCAGGCTGCTGATAAGTTTATCCAAAACGGATAACACTGCATCGGTTCTGAAAAATTGCAGCGCAGAAATATTGGAGCGAATAAAAATATAGAAGGAAAGGAAAATCTGATTGATAATTAATAATCCCAGAATTTGTAATTGATGTGTATCGAAACGAATTCCAAAAGCAAACAAATAAACTACAATAGTATATAGAATACCAAAAAGCAATTTCGCAATAAGCGTAGTTGAAAAATATTGTTGCAATCGGGAAGGATCCTGTGCTATATGTCGGTTGTTATAATTGTTTATTCCAAAATCCAATATTACCTGAAACAAGAATGAGAAATTGAATAAAGAAAAGTAAAGTCCGTATTCCTCGGGACCAAGCGTATTTTGCACAGTGCGATCAATGCCAAGTATCCAAAATGGCTTAATGAGCAAGTTCACGAAAATCAGGAAACTTAAATTTGCAAGAAAACTTTTCTTCATTATTTTGACAGCGGACTAAAAATAAGTATAATTGCCTCAAAATACCTGTATATCGAAAACAACTCTACTCTAAACTTCAAGGTATAATAAAAATTTCTACACAGTATCGCATTTAAATTATTGAACTAACCACTGAAACAAAAAGCGTATGCGCATAGCTGTGAACACCCGTTTTCTGATTAAAAATAGATTGGAAGGTATTGGATGGTTTACTTATGAAACCATGAAACGATTAGTGCAACGACATCCGGAGCATGAGTTTGTTTTTTTATTCGACAGAGAATTTCCAGAAGAATTTATTTTCGCCGATAATGTAATTGGTGAAAAAGTATGGCCTCCTGCCCGGCATCCTTACTTGTGGCAATTCTGGTTTGATTATTCTATCCCAAGAATTTTAGAACGTTATAATCCCGATCTGTTTATTTCTACCGATGGATTTATGTCCACAAAAACGCATTTACCTACATTATTGGTTTTGCATGATTTGGGCTTTGAACATTATCCGGAACATACACCGCAAATTGTAAGCAGATATTATAGAAAATATACTCCGCTGTTTGCACATAAAGCAGATAAAATAATTACAGTATCCGATTTTTCAAAGCAAGATATTATAACACAATATAATATTGAGCCTTCAAAAATTGATGTGATTTTTAATGGCGCTAGTGATGCGTACAAACCTCTAAATGCTGAACAACAAATTGCAGTGCGACAAAAATATACTTCGGGCAAACCTTATTTTATTTATGTAGGCTCTGTACATCCACGAAAAAATGTGAAGAATTTATTGCTTGCTTATGATCAGTTTCAAGCTAAACATAACACAGATTACAAATTGGTAATTGCAGGGCGTATGGCATGGAAAACTGATGCAACAAAGGAAGCTTTTGAGAGCATGCACTGTAAACAAGATGTAATATTCACAGGGCATTTGCAATTGCCGGAACTTGCCGAATTAATGGGGGGCGCAGAAGCATTAATTTATCCATCCTTATTTGAAGGATTTGGAATTCCGGTGTTGGAAGCACGCTATTGTAATGTGCCGGTTATAAGTAGTAATCGCTCCAGTTTACCCGAAGTGGCGGGAGAAAATGCATTGTATTTTAATCCGGAAAATATTGGAGAAATGGTGGCCGCTATAGAAAAGTTTTATACAAACAATTTGCACTATAAAAAACTTGCAACAACAGGAATTGACATCAGAAATACGTTTAGCTGGGATGCATCTGTAACTCGCATGGAACATACAATTGCGGAAATGGATAAGCGATTTAAGCCCAGTATTGTATTGCAATAATGAATTTGTATTCATGTGGATTTTTTAAAGACGTAAATTTGTAATCTCAATATTTACGTATGCGAAAAATTATTTTATCAATTCTTACACTTTGTTTTTTCTACCCTGCATTTGCACAAAAAACTACTTTTAATAAATCAGATATATTTTCTATTCCAAAAGCAGGTGTTTCTGATCCTTCTAAATTTCAACCGGATTTTTTTACAACCATGTATTCTTTGGAAATGCCTGCGCCTGGATCAGGTTCGTATAGAAGTTTCTTAATTGCTCTGAAAGAAACATTATATGCAAATAAAATTTTTCCGGGGAAATCAAATTTTCGAAGTAGTGCATTTGTACCGATTCCGGATACGCTTACAAGTTTTGAAGGAAACACAATGGGCAGTAGTGTTCCCAATGATAATGATATTGCCATTTCCAATGGTGGAATGATAGTTTCTGTAATTAATACTTCCATTTATATTTTCGATCAATCCGGAAGTACACTTGCCAGTTTTTCATTAGAAACATTTTCTGATACATTAGAAATTACAGGAGATAAATTCGATCCAAAAGTGATGTATGATCCCGTACATGATCGCTTTATAATTGTATTTCTAAATCTTGTATTCGGAGATGAAGCAAACAATACCGACATCATTGTTGCATTTTCACAAACAAATAATCCATTAGATAACTGGAATTTATATTCACTGCCCGGCAATCCAAAAGACAATGATACATGGACGGATTTTCCGATGCTGGCTATAACACAACACGAATTATTTATTACCGGTAATTCAATAATTCCGGGTGAACCTTGGCAGACAGGTTTTAGCGAAACACTGATTTGGCAAATGAATTTAGATAGTGGTTATTCAGGAGCCGATTTAAGTGCAGTGTTCTGGGATGATATTTTATTTGAAGGAAATCCAATTAGAAATTTATGTCCTGTAAAAGGTGGCAGTACTATTTATGGACCTAACATGTATTTATTAAGTAATAGAAATTTTGCAGAAACCAACGATACAATTTTTATTGTGGAGATAACAGGTACATTAGATGCTGTAGAAACTATTGCAGAAATTAATTTTTCTCTTAGCGATGTAAACTATGCTGTTCCGCCACAGGCACGCCAATATAATTCGCACACGTTTGATACGAATGATGGTAGAATATTAGGTGCTGTTATGGAAAATGGTTGGATTCAATTTGTTGCAAATACTTTAGATCCGGCAACAGGATTTTCAGGAATTTATCATGGAATGATAACTGATCTGGATGGTGATAATAATATTACCGGACATATTATCGGTGATGATTCACTTGATTTTGGCTATCCAAATATTAGTTATAGCGGACGTTTTGAAAATGATGATCAATGTATAATTGTAATGAATCATTCTTCACCTGAAGTGTATGCAGGCATGAGTGCATTTTTTTATAATCAAGGAGAATATTCTGAACGACTACATTTAAAATCCGGTGAAACTTATGTAAATGTAATTAGCGGATATTATGAGCGTTGGGGTGATTATACAGGTTCACAAAGAAAATATAATGCGCCGGGCAATGTGTGGGTTTCAGGAACATATGGAAAATTAAAAGATCTTGGTCCGTTCACTAACAGAAATAATGCAACATGGATTTCTAATTTGCGCACCAACGATTCTCTTCCTCCTGTTTCATTAAATGCAATAGAAATTTTAAGGGATGTAAACGTATTTCCAAATCCTGCAGATACATATTTTGAAACAACATTTTATCTTTCTCAATCAGGGAAAGTAGAATGTAGTATTTATGATATGCAAGGTAAATTGATGAAAACATTAATTACCAGGAATGCACCTGCGGGCGAAACAAGATTGACCTTCTCCACCGAGCCTCTGCAAAGTGGTACCTATATTTTAAAAATCACTTTGAATGATGTGCCTCTTGTTTCCAAACAATTCGTGCGATTGTGATTTAACAATGAAAAAAAATTATTAAAAAATCTATTGTAGGAAGTATGAAAAAGCGGCGTAGGAATATTGTATTTGCACAGTTAGAAATAACTAGCGTTGCCGACAAAGGTTACGGTATGGCAAGGCACGAAGGGAAAGTGGTGTTTGTAGAAAAAACAATTCCGGGTGATATTGTAGATGCACAAATTCAAAAAAATAAAAGTGATTATGCAATGGGATATCCTATTGTATTTCATAAAAAATCATCATTGCGTGTGGATGCATTTTGCGAACACTTCGGAACATGTGGTGGTTGTACCTGGCAAAATATTGATTATAAAACACAATTGCTTTTTAAAAAACAATTGGTTGAGGATGCATTCCGCCGTATTGGAAAAGTAATGGATATTTCAATTATACCTGATGTGCTTGCATCACCTTATGAAAAATATTATCGCAATAAATTAGAGTTTACTTTTTCTGACAGCAGATGGCTTATGCCAGAGGAAATGGATATTGCTGTGGAAGGTAAAAATAGAAATGCACTTGGTTTTCATATCCCGAAAAAATTTGATAAAATTTTAGATATAAAACATTGTTATCTGCAACCTGCGTTGTCAAATGAAATTCGCCTGGCATTAAAAAGTTATGGTTTAATTCATGAATTAGAATTTTATAATCTGCGTACACACGAAGGATTTTTGCGCAATGTAATTATCCGCAATACTGCCGATAATCAGATTATGGTAATTGTGATTGTTGCTAAAAATGAAATGGAACTAATCCAAAAATTGATGAAGCATTTGCAATTTACTTTTCCTGAAATTACCTCCTTGTATTATGTGGTAAACTCAAAAGTGAATGATACCATTTATGATCAGGAGATGCATCATTTTTCAGGCGAAGAATTTATTATTGAGCAAATAGAAAATATTAAATACAGACTTGGGCCAAAATCTTTTTTTCAAACAAATACTGAGCAAGCAAAAAATCTGTATAGCATTGCAATTACAATGGCAGATTTAAAAAAGGAAGATTTAGTGTATGATCTCTATACCGGTTTGGGAAGTATTGCATTATTAATGGCAGATAAATGTAAGCAAGTGGTAGGTGTAGAAACAGTACCGACTGCAGTGGAAGATGCTATTGAAAATGCAAAATTAAACGGCATTGAAAATTGTACATTTATTTGTGGCAATATGGATAAAATGTTTGATGCAGCATTTGTTGAAACACATGGTAAACCGGATGTGATAATTACAGATCCACCCCGTGCCGGAATGCATAAAGATGTGGTGAATCAAATTTTGCAAATGGAACCACGCCGGATTGTGTATGTAAGTTGTAATCCTGCAACACAAGCAAGAGATATACAATTATTATCAGAAAAATATAGAGTTTCAAAACTGCAACCGATAGATATGTTTCCACATACTTTTCATATTGAAAATATCGCTTTGCTGGAAAAAATTATTTAATAAGTCAACATTGTTTTTAACTTGTTATATGCTGCATGATTTTTTTCGCTGTTTGCAGATTCCACGATATCTTTTTTCTCACGAGCTGTTAAATGCAAACTCAATGAAGCACGTTGTCTGTTAGCAGGTGGCTGATAATCTATTGTAATCACTTCCATTTTTCCTTTCAGCATTGTATTTAAATATTCCATTGAAAAATCATTTTGATAATCCTGAATTTCCACCCAATTCATATATAAGCTTCCAACAGGATTAAATAATTTTTCATAAATACCCTGACTCACTTTTTCCTGAATTGGTTTTTCCTGTTCTATACCACGAATATTCAGCATGATTACACCACTGGTATTTTTTAAAATCCAATCCTGAAAAGTGGCTGCATATCGAACAGAAGTTTCTATTCCATAATTATCTCGAATGCCGGCATCCATCACTTCAATAGAAGGATTGGTGGGCAAATGCACTTTCGGTAAAATATATGGAAAAGTGCAGTTCATTCGAATAGCGGTTGAGAGCAAAAGATTATCACCATTTTCTTTGCCGAGTAAATCATGAATATCAATACCATCCACTTCCGGCAATGAGAAATGTTGCATGCGATTATAAGGCACACACATAAAAGAAAATCTTTGAGCGCCAATAAATAATTGTCGCTCATCATTTATTATTGTTGGATAAAATAATAACATCGGAATTTGCATTGCATATTCTGCATCTGCATATGCACTCATAGGTTTGAATAATATGGAATCCGTATTCTCGTGCAATACCTTTTCGAAAATATATCCCCTGTCTTTTCGAAAAGTTTGATTGTTGTATTTAAGTTTATCTAAGGGATAAAAAAAATCATTTATCACTAAAGTAAAAGAAACTGCATTTAATAAATCCGATGAAATATTATTCAGATATTTTTCAGAAGCAAGATTTATAAAATCACCTTGTAATTTGCGATAATATAATTCACGGTAATAAGAAGCGGCAATCATTCCTCCGGAAGCGCCGGTAATTAAAACAGTATGATTCATTAATCCGCCATTAGTAATGCTATCCATCATTTGCAATACCCGCATAGTAAACATAGTGGATCGTAAGCCGCCGCCACTCACATTTAATAACACAAGTTTCGGTTTATCGGGAGCGCTGTCAAATTTATGTTTCCAATTATTTAATATTTCCAAACCCACCGTTTTATCGGCATCCATATTTTCAATTGAGTTAGCACTTTTTAATGTTGCAATAGAATATTCAACCGAAGTATTTTTATAATCAATTCCCATTGCACGATTTTTATATTGCAAAAAATTCGAGCTGATAATAAGATCAACTACAATAAGAAATAATACTGCTGCAAACACTTTCCATTGCCCAAGCCAATAGGTAAATGCACCGGTAATTACAATACCTATATTAATAATAAGCAGAATACTGCTGGCGGCAGGAATACGAAAAAAAGGATAGTCAACTAAATGACCGAGCAGAATAATTATTACTAATGCAGACAATTGAATGATAAGTGCATTTGCATGATGTTGTCTGTAAACAGAACGAATCACATCATACGGATAATGATAAACCGGTCTTGCTATTTTAATTTTAAAATCATGATTAAAATAATTTGAAAGGCGCAGTTCATCTTTAAATTTATGGCGGCCATCTACAAATGAATTTGGCGTTACCAAACCGGTTCCCATTTTTTTATTGCTGATGCCAATTATTTGTAAAATACTTTTATTGGTAGTGGAAAAATAAAGCATAGTTAACGTGATAAACACAAACATGCCGGTGAACAAACCACCTATTTGTGTTAACGCCTCATTCATACTTACCAATCCTTCTGATGATTGAAACTGAATAAGTTTATAGAGATATAGAATAAAAAAAAATGAAGGCAACACAGCATTATTTAATGAATACACGCCAAACGGACGACGCAGTGTCGCAAGAAATGGAAAATGATTTGCATTGAAAATATAACTTATCAAATTCCATGAAATGAATGTGCCACCAAAAGCAAATCCCATGATGGTGAAGCTTATAAAATCTACATGACCTAAATATTCAGGATCCAGAAATAGCAATGAGATTCCATATCTGCTGCCTAATACATTCGTAAATAATAAACTAATAAGAATCAGGAAGAATAAAAGAAAATGATTTTTTTTCAGATGCAATAACAGCAACTGAATTGGAAAAGAATAATACACCTGTGCCCAATATCTCAAATCTCTTTTTTTTACTGTAACGAAAATATCAAATAGTTAGGTTGCAGTGCTGTATCTGAAATATGGATAATTACAAAACACCGAAAATTTAAACGGATACAATTCTGACTTCATCCAAACGATGCTTGCCATTTTTTGCAAGAACGATGTATTCAATTTTATTTTCTGTTACCATATCAACTACCAGATCAGTAACCACATTTTCACCTTCTGATGTTTGGATATTTAAAGTGATTGGTTTTTTTAAAACTGCGGCATCTGTAAAAATATCATAGAGATTGCAGTCAATGGGTGTATATCTTTTTTCCTTCATATAATCCTGTAAATGATATTTTGAATAAATAAGTGCAAAAAAAAATGCTGCCCGCTCCTCATCAGGCAGCATCACTATAGGGGGAGATAATTTCAATAGATGCTTGACACAAAGATAATTTTCTTTACTTTTTTTGCAAATAAATTATTCAAATTCAGAAAAGTTTTTCATTTTCGCAATATTATTTAAAATTGTTTAATAACCTAATAATTAAAACCCACCACAGTGAGCGAAAATTTACAACTTGACAAACTAGATGTGAAGATATTGGATATCTTGATGCACAATGCCACCATTCCTTACACAGAAATCGCAAAAATGTTGAATGTTTCCAGCGGAACTATCCATGTGCGCATGAAGAAATTAGAGAACATGGAGATTATCCGTTCTTCAAATCTTCAAATTAATCCAACAAAAGTAGGATATGATGTTACTGCATTTCTTGGGGTATATCTGGAAAAAAGTTCTATGTACGATGATGTGGTAAAAGAACTTCAGACTATATCTGAAGTAACTGAATGTTATTACCTGACTGGTGACTACAATATGTTTGTAAAACTATTGTGCAGAGATACCAATCATTTAAAAGATGTGTTGCATGATAAGATTCAAAAAATAAATGGAATTGATCGCACAGAAACTTTTATAGCATTGGAACAAACATTTATCCGCCCAATGAAAATTGTTTTAAATCATAAATAAAGTCAATGTGCTTCTAACCAATTAATTCCTGTTCCTACTTCTACTTCTATAGGTACATTTAGAGTTAAAGCATTCACCATTTTTTCCTGCACAAGTTGCTTCATTTGTTCCAGTTCAGGTTTAAAAACATCAAACACTAATTCATCATGCACTTGTAAAGTCATTTTTGATTTTAATTTTTCTTTTTTCAATGCTTCATGAATATTAATCATCGCAATCTTAATCATATCGGCAGCGGAACCTTGTATGGGAGAATTAATTGCAATGCGTTCTGCCTGACTGCGCACAGTATTATTTGCTGAATTAATATCACGCAAATATCTTTTTCTACCTAAAATAGTTTCAACATAACCATGTTTGCGGGCAAATTCAATATTGCTTTCCATCAACTGCTGCACACCCGGAAATTGTGCGGTATAATTATCAATAATTTCTTTTGCTTCTGTTCTTGAAATTTTTAGATTTTGTGAAAGTCCAAATGCAGTTTGTCCATAAGCAATTCCAAAATTTACTGCCTTTGCTTTACTGCGCATTTCACGAGTTACTGTATTTGCATCTACACCAAAAACTCTGGCAGCAGTTGCGGAGTGAATATCCATACCTTGTTTAAATGCCTCTATCATTCCGGTATCATTACTTAATGCTGCGATGATACGCAATTCAATTTGCGAATAATCCGCACTCAATAAAATATGATTTTCATCTCTTGCAATAAATGCTTTGCGCACCTGCTGACCTCGTTCTGTTCGTATAGGAATATTTTGCAGATTCGGATTATTACTGCTCAACCTTCCTGACGATGCAACTGCCTGACTGAAGTTAGTATGTATCCTATTTGTTTTCGGATTTATTAGTTGAGGTAAACTATCCACATAAGTAGATTTTAATTTACCTAATTCACGATAGTTTAATAATAAAGATGCGATAGGATAATCATTTTCCAAACGACTTAATATATCTTCTCCGGTACTGAGTTGGCCGGTTTTTGTTTTCTTGCCTTCATAAGGAATTTTCAACTTTACAAACAACACATCACTTAATTGTTTTGGCGAATCAATATTAAATCTTACACCTGCAAGTTCGAATATTTCTTTACCGGTTGATTCCACTTCTATCTCTAATTCTTTAGAGAAATCATTTAAAAAATCAACATCTAAATTCACTCCTTCATATTCCATGTCTGCCAAAACTTGTATCAATGGAATTTCAACTTCCTTGTATAATTTTTCTAATTTTTCTGTTTTCAATAAAGGTTGAAATTGCTGATGCAGTTGCAAAGTAATATCCGCATCTTCCACAGCATATTCAGTAACTTTTTCAATTGGAACATCCCGCATACTCAATTGATTTTTTCCTTTTTTTCCAATAAGTGTAGTTATAGATACGGGAGAATAACCGAGATAATTTTCAGCAAGAAAATCCATATTATGCCGCAGTTCCGGTTCTAATAAATAATGCGCCAACATACTGTCCTGCAATTTTCCTTTTAATTCAATTCCATACCATTTCATCATCAGGTAATCGTATTTAATATTCTGACCAATTAATGTGATTGCATTATTTTCAAGCACAGGTTTAAATAAATCAACTAAAGCCTTTGCTTTGGATTGATCTGTTGGAACAGGAACATAATAACCTTCCCCAATTTTCCAGGAAAAAGATAAGCCTACAAGCTCTGCATCATTTGCATCAATGCCGGTGGTTTCTGTATCAAATGAAAATTCTTTTTGTTGTAATAAATCTGCAATCAGTTTTTTTATTTCATCTTCAGTTTCACACAACTGATAATGATGTGGTGTGTTAGTTATATTCTTGCCAGCTTCAATCTTTTCACTTTGTGATTGAATTGCATTTACCGCTGAGGATTCCGTATTGCCGAATAAATCAAATTGCGCACCATTGCGTTCTGCATTTACTTCATAGCTTTCTCCCAGAATATCTTTTGCTAATTTTCTGAATTCTAATTCTCTGAAAATTTCAGAAAGCTTTTCTCTATCGGGTTCATCAATAATTAATTTCTCTTCATCAAATTCTACAGGAACATCTAAAATTATTGTTGCAAGAAATTTACTCATGATAGCTTGTTCTTTAAAATTGATAAAGTTCTCCTGCATTTTCCCTTTCATTTTATCAATATTTTCCAGCACACCTTCCACACTTCCATATTGCTGAATTAATTTTTTTGCAGTCTTCTCTCCTACACCGGGCACACCCGGAATATTGTCAACACTATCACCCATTAATCCTAAAATATCTATTACTTGTAATGGGTTTTCAATCTCCCATTTCTTTAATATATCATCCACGCTTAAAGTGTCAAATCCGGTTCCTAAAAAACTGGGACGATACATATATATACCTTCTTCCACCAGTTGCCCATAATCTTTATCCATCGTAACCATATACACATCATAACCTGCTTTTTTCGCTTTTTTAGCAAGTGTTCCAATTATATCATCTGCTTCATAACCACCTTTTTCAATTATAGGAATATTAAATGCTTTTACTATTTCTTTGATGTAAGGAATGGAGAATTTTATATCCTCCGGAGCTTCATCTCGGTTTGCTTTATATTCAGGATACGCAACTTCCCTTGTTGTTATTTCAAAAGAATCAAAACAAACTGCGATATGTGTTGAGTTAGTTTTTTTTAATAATAAATTTAATGTATTTACAAAGCCGCTGATAGCAGAAACATTCTGTCCTTTAGAATTAATAAGTGGATTTTTTGCAAATGCAAAATATGCACGAAAGATTAATGCAAATGCATCTATGAGATAAAGTTTTTTTTCGCTTTCCATTTGGTTGTCTTTGTTAGAAGTGTATTATAATGTGTGTGATTTAAAATCACGATTTATATTTTTATATATTCAAACTTGTCAATAGCCAATAATTGAGTAATGAGTTTTTTTGTCAATGTTTTAAGTCAATAGTCTAAGTTTTTACGCCAACAGCCGATCGCCAACAGCTAAAAGCCAACAGCCAATAGCCAATAGCCAATTTCATCATTTAATCACACTAATCTTCAACACATTTGTTCTAGCAAATTCTTTCACAGGCATAGTCCCAAGATTCAAAACGACATCTCCGGTTTTCAATCGTTTA
This genomic window contains:
- a CDS encoding Lrp/AsnC ligand binding domain-containing protein, with the translated sequence MSENLQLDKLDVKILDILMHNATIPYTEIAKMLNVSSGTIHVRMKKLENMEIIRSSNLQINPTKVGYDVTAFLGVYLEKSSMYDDVVKELQTISEVTECYYLTGDYNMFVKLLCRDTNHLKDVLHDKIQKINGIDRTETFIALEQTFIRPMKIVLNHK
- a CDS encoding glycosyltransferase family 4 protein, which translates into the protein MRIAVNTRFLIKNRLEGIGWFTYETMKRLVQRHPEHEFVFLFDREFPEEFIFADNVIGEKVWPPARHPYLWQFWFDYSIPRILERYNPDLFISTDGFMSTKTHLPTLLVLHDLGFEHYPEHTPQIVSRYYRKYTPLFAHKADKIITVSDFSKQDIITQYNIEPSKIDVIFNGASDAYKPLNAEQQIAVRQKYTSGKPYFIYVGSVHPRKNVKNLLLAYDQFQAKHNTDYKLVIAGRMAWKTDATKEAFESMHCKQDVIFTGHLQLPELAELMGGAEALIYPSLFEGFGIPVLEARYCNVPVISSNRSSLPEVAGENALYFNPENIGEMVAAIEKFYTNNLHYKKLATTGIDIRNTFSWDASVTRMEHTIAEMDKRFKPSIVLQ
- the rlmD gene encoding 23S rRNA (uracil(1939)-C(5))-methyltransferase RlmD, which codes for MKKRRRNIVFAQLEITSVADKGYGMARHEGKVVFVEKTIPGDIVDAQIQKNKSDYAMGYPIVFHKKSSLRVDAFCEHFGTCGGCTWQNIDYKTQLLFKKQLVEDAFRRIGKVMDISIIPDVLASPYEKYYRNKLEFTFSDSRWLMPEEMDIAVEGKNRNALGFHIPKKFDKILDIKHCYLQPALSNEIRLALKSYGLIHELEFYNLRTHEGFLRNVIIRNTADNQIMVIVIVAKNEMELIQKLMKHLQFTFPEITSLYYVVNSKVNDTIYDQEMHHFSGEEFIIEQIENIKYRLGPKSFFQTNTEQAKNLYSIAITMADLKKEDLVYDLYTGLGSIALLMADKCKQVVGVETVPTAVEDAIENAKLNGIENCTFICGNMDKMFDAAFVETHGKPDVIITDPPRAGMHKDVVNQILQMEPRRIVYVSCNPATQARDIQLLSEKYRVSKLQPIDMFPHTFHIENIALLEKII
- a CDS encoding oligosaccharide flippase family protein, which translates into the protein MKKSFLANLSFLIFVNLLIKPFWILGIDRTVQNTLGPEEYGLYFSLFNFSFLFQVILDFGINNYNNRHIAQDPSRLQQYFSTTLIAKLLFGILYTIVVYLFAFGIRFDTHQLQILGLLIINQIFLSFYIFIRSNISALQFFRTDAVLSVLDKLISSLICILILWTTVLPFKISINNFIGAQIIAYIIAGVVGLIALWAHLKHIQFQFRPEVLREIIRRSLPFAMLTFLMTVYYRIDGVMIERMLGENGALEAGVYASAFRLLDALSILGLMFATILLPMFSRMIHQQEPTQAFAELNFKLMFFLSVGSGVAFIFYRQQIMSLLYVNATSDYGNIFGLLMLSFINISIVYIFGTLLTANGSLRTLNLIAIGGVIINVVLNLFLIPKYFAAGAAIATVITQLFVTAAHIYLTYYVMQYKMRIALWLRAAFFVILYIGFCFLIYSIPLNWPYQLFISMAGSLPLAIVLKILNPSELLPAFRNIKQ
- a CDS encoding T9SS type A sorting domain-containing protein, which produces MRKIILSILTLCFFYPAFAQKTTFNKSDIFSIPKAGVSDPSKFQPDFFTTMYSLEMPAPGSGSYRSFLIALKETLYANKIFPGKSNFRSSAFVPIPDTLTSFEGNTMGSSVPNDNDIAISNGGMIVSVINTSIYIFDQSGSTLASFSLETFSDTLEITGDKFDPKVMYDPVHDRFIIVFLNLVFGDEANNTDIIVAFSQTNNPLDNWNLYSLPGNPKDNDTWTDFPMLAITQHELFITGNSIIPGEPWQTGFSETLIWQMNLDSGYSGADLSAVFWDDILFEGNPIRNLCPVKGGSTIYGPNMYLLSNRNFAETNDTIFIVEITGTLDAVETIAEINFSLSDVNYAVPPQARQYNSHTFDTNDGRILGAVMENGWIQFVANTLDPATGFSGIYHGMITDLDGDNNITGHIIGDDSLDFGYPNISYSGRFENDDQCIIVMNHSSPEVYAGMSAFFYNQGEYSERLHLKSGETYVNVISGYYERWGDYTGSQRKYNAPGNVWVSGTYGKLKDLGPFTNRNNATWISNLRTNDSLPPVSLNAIEILRDVNVFPNPADTYFETTFYLSQSGKVECSIYDMQGKLMKTLITRNAPAGETRLTFSTEPLQSGTYILKITLNDVPLVSKQFVRL
- a CDS encoding patatin-like phospholipase family protein, encoding MRYWAQVYYSFPIQLLLLHLKKNHFLLFFLILISLLFTNVLGSRYGISLLFLDPEYLGHVDFISFTIMGFAFGGTFISWNLISYIFNANHFPFLATLRRPFGVYSLNNAVLPSFFFILYLYKLIQFQSSEGLVSMNEALTQIGGLFTGMFVFITLTMLYFSTTNKSILQIIGISNKKMGTGLVTPNSFVDGRHKFKDELRLSNYFNHDFKIKIARPVYHYPYDVIRSVYRQHHANALIIQLSALVIIILLGHLVDYPFFRIPAASSILLIINIGIVITGAFTYWLGQWKVFAAVLFLIVVDLIISSNFLQYKNRAMGIDYKNTSVEYSIATLKSANSIENMDADKTVGLEILNNWKHKFDSAPDKPKLVLLNVSGGGLRSTMFTMRVLQMMDSITNGGLMNHTVLITGASGGMIAASYYRELYYRKLQGDFINLASEKYLNNISSDLLNAVSFTLVINDFFYPLDKLKYNNQTFRKDRGYIFEKVLHENTDSILFKPMSAYADAEYAMQIPMLLFYPTIINDERQLFIGAQRFSFMCVPYNRMQHFSLPEVDGIDIHDLLGKENGDNLLLSTAIRMNCTFPYILPKVHLPTNPSIEVMDAGIRDNYGIETSVRYAATFQDWILKNTSGVIMLNIRGIEQEKPIQEKVSQGIYEKLFNPVGSLYMNWVEIQDYQNDFSMEYLNTMLKGKMEVITIDYQPPANRQRASLSLHLTAREKKDIVESANSEKNHAAYNKLKTMLTY